A genomic segment from Amia ocellicauda isolate fAmiCal2 chromosome 13, fAmiCal2.hap1, whole genome shotgun sequence encodes:
- the bod1l1 gene encoding biorientation of chromosomes in cell division 1-like 1 isoform X4 produces MSGLPPGDPKLVSMIVNHLKTQGLFDQFRRDCLADVDTKPAYLNLRQRVDNFVSNHLSNHTWSPHLNKNQLRNSIRQLVLQSGMLESGVDRIVTQVVDPKIHHTFRPQVERVVYDFLGCVNHKEEPPGPSIPVEEMQDYYIPTTGPSSAPTTSVASDAMSILDTITSLNQEASAAWASNDTAAGKSGDRTAKRSTSQPPTDGGLEKEKSPDEEKPAVEMADEEVCAPEEEESAETPALESQDVENVAEEEGEQAELARETTEEPKEPSSETEGNKPEDGKEKVNSKTALKGKDETTAKESDEEIQKTPNEKHHIRQKARERLKEEYSLEDSDLEGLSDISVSSVHTSDLSSFVDESEDEPQLSDTTEEGEITSEDEEKMENKTDTALTEENKEQKPRAGRQAYIHKPFLYSRYYSDSDDEVTVEQRRRSAAKDKEERLLKRQQNREKLEEKRKQKASQVEEQDEKKRISPSFDTPGPSGKEARKEQKVLEKKVAISRKRKRDSRKEDDVGSNSKRKTDPGEESKETLKKADTQETVTSSKELKASSLKGQQLKSVRRLSESAVTEENKNELRRKKANSSISEETTAGGGEPKDHKRLSDKSKTHSFILDLEQGSEELLKQRTAGKFEKHPKKELGDTEESGRKKEAKHSKEKVEKERSLSDDRVKHKQKSDKAQKGAEISAEHHILESKGPENVLKSSTDDKLDRKSKSKGEKKSSASVRESKLVIAESALEEGSYKDGTRKVKVSVADTPKMDKMKSEKSLTKSDSKQLLSVDSSSKVESSSEDKSDIEPGSEGGRKKEKHTKDIIKRSKSYSDDRHMEKVKSKNENREAKPSERENVVSDRRTKPDQTPQETIKSEKADVEVERRSRDTDNVGKVRASAEGDSESGSRTAASTPRDTTHKVKVEKSLTKSKSRDDSKAQSVSKAERRSLSAEHKSKVTKPSRSDVSKERKREGSLKDDKKGSEEKLQDKSTEEAQESMDVKTIADKKLSIKDAEKKGGETDIARSTPDEVNASEKSGSTSEDGGKSSPKATENLSHPIHESVDIDLKNAEVSTVLDNPVSTVLDNPETPVICSSETEDKSEESISKRADLMEDTSVKSEAVAAVSDDTFDALSDVTPEPEPEDETQMQIISPEQESKTEEGEKLEDPITTKQTPHEPEIVPLCPDELQAGDGIPVDAGVIDTETLKPEEDIPASVVSETKEISMDVEYNQDQAAIITQQQEDADTTCREGSIPATVWTEESPMPSETRVELGSITTQETNTPQEISFQEADLKMKEAALTLLSMDSEITSKSLATTQTPFSLEITSPIVHSDGQLTVLQTENLTVLQTETLSDFDNVDKSENILADTGLEVEGESNNAPLTREAVVREEDHGEMIEGTSADLDKTSEEKTDLKDADKTESDPQEKASPVATPEQKQEGKKGPLKEKTGARRGRPPKSLAAAAKETAGDNIVRKTEETDMKETKDLPVVSNNDETDIVTTEEGKEDQKESTSDAIPETEDKDISSEKRTEVDNSVDVQEKETDEGPSAKIEAGTSSSTDLTVTEPETKPDNGKPERPAVQKRGRGRPPRASTSVADSSEPLRASEEAGPKEESGKVMEEAKVSDENTAEISVAEGITEAASVVNTEGEGKAECGEDEGRDGSKEDVEKAGERKPRRRGRWAKSAVKETSKERKKDDEEKEESEIDSESGNNEETRDTPQKGRSSRTSSTSLGETSKGSQEQAKETACAQKSEEEEAAETSRGTRKSRPSKLVKQTSKTSKKDGDEEEKQNSDPSESEGDVEEKKPVRRGRPSKKTTVPSEPSKKVETAASDQESDTEDKAEERSTRRGKQTNQKSSLGKDASKSSKIEKENKEQNSDQSGNEEESENIKDTRTRKRRSSQTTATPLRETSKSRKEDTEESAVQSSDQKSESEEETEKEEPKVLRRGRSSKTRTPLLRETRTSSQEVEEEGENSEEPEKVEKTQVRRGRRSAQLKETGKGTQQKKDDEEKTEHSSEEKTDEKDDEKTEPKRPGRRGRPMKPQTLNLPQSDKQSKDQSEEKEGAESSDGDAKDEEEPDNEEKGAKKRRGKCPSKQSKDTRKSAAKRKRAEESEESDDERDAEEQKPAAKKQVLKRPKDDSCSPSDDQDDGKGDESSTDMKAENDEDKGKPQEKKTVRRGRTPKATAATVEESEKQDTGKKDKKPDETEEQEDVADEEVEEEEEDDDDDEEETQRRATTRSASRLEAERNKPSKPSTRALSKLSSPEPTATTRSSRLQPSPAAKPGRKREASPLAVRTRGGQKTEEPAAKRTKR; encoded by the exons ATGTCTGGCTTACCGCCCGGAGACCCGAAGCTGGTCTCCATGATTGTCAATCATTTAAAAACTCAAGGGCTCTTTGATCAATTCAGAAGGGACTGTTTGGCAGATGTGGACACAAAG CCAGCATACCTGAATTTAAGACAGAGAGTGGACAACTTCGTGTCAAACCACCTTTCCAATCACACATGGAGTCCCCATCTGAACAAGAACCAGCTCAGGAACAGCATCAGACAGCTGGTCTTACA gtcaggGATGCTGGAGTCGGGCGTTGACAGGATCGTTACTCAGGTTGTGGATCCAAAGATTCACCACACCTTCAGGCCTCAGGTGGAAAGAGTGGTTTACGATTTTCTAGGCTGTGTAAACCATAAAGAGGAGCCCCCGGGTCCTTCAATCCCGGTTGAAGAAATGCAAGACTACTACATACCAACAACAG gCCCTTCCTCTGCACCGACCACATCAGTAGCCAGTGATGCCATGTCCATTCTAGATACCATAACCTCTTTGAACCAGGAGGCGAGCGCGGCCTGGGCATCAAACGACACGGCCGCTGGCAAATCGGGGGACCGCACAGCCAAGAGAAGCACTTCTCAACCCCCCACCGATGGAGGGCTAGAGAAGGAGAAATCCCCCGACGAGGAGAAACCTGCTGTGGAGATGGCCGATGAGGAGGTCTGTGcaccggaggaggaggagagtgcAGAGACTCCAGCTCTCGAGTCTCAGGATGTGGAGAATGTGGCAGAGGAGGAGGGTGAACAGGCGGAGCTGGCCAGAGAAACCACCGAGGAGCCCAAGGAACCGAGCAGTGAGACTGAGGGCAACAAACCCGAAGATGGCAAAGAAAAGGTTAATAGCAAGACTGCCCTGAAAGGAAAAGATGAAACCACAGCGAAGGAGAGTGATGAAGAGATCCAAAAGACTCCCAATGAGAAACATCACATTCGACAGAAGGCCAGGGAAAGGTTAAAAGAAG aatATTCCTTGGAAGACTCTGACCTTGAGGGGCTGAGCGACATCTCTGTGAGCTCAGTCCACACCAGTGACCTGTCCTCCTTCGTAGACGAGAGTGAGGACGAACCCCAACTCTCCGACACCACGGAGGAGGGGGAGATCACCTCAGAGG ATGAGGAAAAGATGGAGAATAAGACAGACACTGCTCTGacggaggagaacaaagagcaGAAGCCCAGAGCCGGCAGACAGGCCTACATCCACAAGCCTTTCCTTTACTCCAGGTACTACAGCGATTCCGACGACGAAGTGACCGTGGAACAGCGCAGACGCTCGGCC gcCAAAGACAAAGAAGAAAGGCTACTGAAAAGACAGCAGAACAGAGAGAAGTTAGAGGAGAAACGCAAACAGAAAGCATCACAGGTGGAGGAGCAAG ATGAAAAGAAAAGGATTTCTCCAAGCTTTGACACACCCGGCCCAAGTGGGAAAGAGGCACGGAAAGAACAGAAGGTCCTGGAGAAGAAAGTGGCTATCAGCAGGAAGCGCAAGCGTGACTCCag aAAAGAGGATGATGTTGGGAGTAATAGCAAAAGAAAAACTGACCCTGGGGAGGAATCTAAGGAAACATTGAAGAAGGCTGAT ACACAGGAAACGGTGACTTCCTCAAAGGAGTTGAAAGCCAGCTCTTTGAAAGGTCAGCAGCTGAAGTCTGTCCGAAGACTCTCTGAGTCGGCTGTAACAGAAGAGAACAAGAATGAGCTTCGCAGGAAGAAGGCGAACAGCTCTATTTCTGAGGAAACTACAGCTGGTGGAGGGGAGCCAAAAGACCACAAAAGACTGTCAGACAAGAGCAAGACGCACTCGTTCATCTTAGACCTTGAGCAGGGTTCTGAAGAACTGCTGAAACAGAGAACGGCAGGGAAATTTGAGAAGCACCCTAAAAAAGAATTGGGTGATACAGAAGAGTCGGGGAGAAAAAAAGAGGCCAAACATTCCAAAGAAAAAGTTGAAAAGGAACGCAGCCTCTCTGATGACAGAGTCAAGCACAAGCAAAAGAGTGACAAAGCACAGAAAGGAGCAGAGATCTCTGCAGAACATCACATTTTGGAAAGTAAAGGGCCAGAAAATGTGCTCAAGTCATCCACAGATGATAAACTGGACAGAAAGAGCAAGAGTAAAGGAGAAAAGAAGAGCTCGGCTTCAGTAAGGGAGTCGAAGTTAGTGATTGCAGAGTCGGCTTTGGAGGAGGGCTCATACAAAGATGGCACAAGGAAGGTTAAGGTTTCTGTAGCTGACACTCCAAAAATGGACAAGATGAAGAGTGAGAAATCATTGACCAAAAGTGACTCCAAACAGCTGCTTTCTGTGGATTCCAGCTCCAAAGTGGAAAGCTCCTCTGAAGACAAGTCAGATATAGAACCTGGATCTGAGGGTGGCAGGAAGAAAGAGAAGCATACCAAAGACATCATCAAGAGGTCCAAGAGCTACTCTGATGACCGGCATATGGAGAAAGTGAAGTCCAAGAATGAGAACAGAGAAGCCAAGCCAAGTGAGAGGGAAAATGTGGTCTCTGACCGTAGAACAAAGCCAGATCAGACTCCACAGGAGACCATTAAATCTGAAAAGGCTGATGTAGAGGTTGAGCGTAGATCCAGGGATACAGATAATGTGGGTAAGGTCAGAGCTTCAGCAGAAGGCGATAGTGAGAGTGGCAGCAGAACAGCAGCCAGCACTCCGAGGGATACCACTCACAAAGTCAAAGTGGAAAAGTCTTTAACAAAATCTAAATCTAGGGATGACTCCAAAGCTCAGTCTGTATCCAAAGCAGAAAGGAGATCTCTAAGTGCtgaacacaaaagcaaagtgACAAAACCAAGTAGGTCTGATgtatcaaaagaaagaaaaagggagGGGAGTTTGAAGGATGACAAGAAAGGCTCAGAGGAAAAACTACAGGATAAAAGCACAGAGGAAGCACAAGAAAGCATGGATGTGAAGACGATTGCTGATAAAAAATTAAGTATTAAAGATGCAGAAAAGAAGGGAGGTGAAACTGATATTGCACGCTCAACGCCTGATGAGGTCAATGCTTCAGAGAAGTCAGGCAGCACAAGTGAAGATGGTGGTAAATCATCACCTAAAGCTACAGAAAACCTCTCCCATCCCATTCATGAAAGTGTAGATATTGATCTAAAAAATGCAGAGGTCTCTACTGTCCTGGACAATCCGGTCTCTACTGTCCTGGACAATCCTGAGACTCCTGTCATCTGCAGTTCTGAAACGGAAGACAAATCTGAGGAGTCTATTTCCAAACGGGCAGATTTGATGGAAGATACCAGTGTGAAGTCGGAAGCAGTAGCTGCTGTTTCAGATGACACATTTGATGCTCTGAGTGACGTGACtcctgaacctgaacctgaagaTGAGACCCAAATGCAGATTATTTCCCCTGAACAAGAGTCCAAGActgaagaaggagaaaaatTAGAAGATCCGATAACCACTAAACAGACTCCTCATGAACCAGAAATCGTGCCTTTGTGCCCAGATGAGCTTCAGGCTGGAGATGGCATTCCAGTGGACGCGGGTGTTATTGATACAGAGACCTTAAAACCTGAGGAAGATATTCCAGCTAGTGTGGtttcagaaacaaaagaaaTATCTATGGATGTTGAATACAACCAAGACCAGGCAGCCATCATCACGCAACAGCAGGAAGATGCTGATACAACCTGCAGAGAGGGAAGTATCCCAGCCACAGTTTGGACTGAGGAAAGTCCCATGCCCAGTGAGACCAGAGTTGAATTGGGTAGTATTACAACGCaggaaacaaacacacctcaagAGATCTCTTTTCAAGAGGCAGATCTGAAAATGAAAGAAGCTGCCTTGACTTTGCTTTCCATGGATTCGGAGATCACATCTAAGAGCTTAGCGACAACTCAGACACCATTCTCTTTAGAAATAACATCTCCTATTGTACACAGTGATGGGCAGCTAACGGTCTTGCAGACTGAAAACCTAACAGTCTTGCAGACCGAAACCCTAAGTGATTTTGACAATGTAGACAAGTCAGAAAACATATTGGCAGATACAGGTCTGGAAGTAGAAGGAGAATCAAACAATGCACCTTTGACTAGAGAAGCTGTCGTCAGAGAAGAGGATCATGGGGAAATGATAGAAGGGACATCAGCAGACTTGGACAAAACGTCAGAAGAGAAGACCGATCTCAAAG ATGCAGACAAAACTGAAAGTGACCCACAAGAGAAGGCCTCACCTGTAGCAACTCCTGAACAGAAGCAG gaaggaaaaaaaggtCCTTTAAAGGAGAAGACAGGTGCACGAAGGGGAAGACCGCCCAAGAGCTTAGCTGCTGCTGCAAAGGAAACTG CAGGTGACAACATCGTAAGGAAAACTGAAGAAACAGACATGAAAGAGACAAAAGATTTGCCAGTGGTTTCCAACAAT GATGAAACGGACATTGTTACCACAGAGGAGGGTAAGGAGGATCAAAAAG AAAGTACAAGTGATGCAATACCAGAAACAGAAGACAAGGACATTTCATCAGAAAAGAGAACTGAG GTTGACAACTCTGTGGATGTCCAGGAGAAAGAAACTGATGAGGGTCCATCAGCCAAAATTGAAG CCGGCACGTCCTCAAGCACGGATCTGACGGTGACAGAACCTGAGACCAAACCTGAT AATGGGAAACCGGAAAGACCTGCTGTTCAGAAAAGAGGAAGGGGACGTCCCCCCCGGGCCTCGACTTCAGTGGCAGACAGCA GTGAACCTCTGCGTGCATCAGAAGAAGCAGGTCCAAAAGAAGAGAGTGGTAAAGTAATGGAAGAG GCAAAAGTATCAGATGAAAATACGGCTGAAATATCAGTAGCAGAAGGGATCACAGAAGCAGCTTCGGTTGTTAATACTGAAG GTGAAGGCAAAGCTGAATGTGGAGAAGATGAGGGAAGAGACGGCAGT aaGGAAGATGTGGAAAAGGCAGGCGAAAGAAAGCCTAGACGTAGAGGGAGATGGGCCAAATCAGCAGTCAAGGAGACAA gtaaagaaaggaagaaagatgATGAAGAGAAGGAAGAATCGGAGATT GACTCGGAGTCTGGAAATAATGAGGAGACCCGAGACACCCCTCAGAAAGGCAGGTCCTCTCGCACTTCCAGCACTTCACTGGGAGAAACCT ccAAGGGATCACAAGAGCAAGCTAAAGAGACTGCCTGTGCACAGAAATCAGAGGAG GAGGAAGCCGCTGAGACTTCCAGAGGGACTCGAAAAAGCAGACCATCCAAACTAGTGAAACAGACAA GTAAAACATCCAAGAAAGATGGAGATGAGGAGGAAAAACAGAATTCTGATCCATCCGAATCT GAGGGAGATGTTGAAGAGAAAAAGCCAGTTCGCAGAGGAAGGCCTTCAAAAAAGACTACAGTTCCCA GTGAACCATCAAAGAAGGTAGAAACTGCAGCATCGGACCAAGAATCAGACACG GAGGACAAGGCTGAAGAAAGATCAACACGCAGAGGAAAGCAGACCAATCAGAAATCCTCTCTGGGGAAGGATGCta GTAAATCATCCAAGATTGAAAAGGAGAATAAAGAGCAGAATTCTGATCAGTCAGGGAAT GAAGAAGAATCTGAGAACATAAAGGACACCAGAACTCGGAAGAGGAGATCATCCCAAACTACTGCAACTCCTCTGAGGGAAACTA GTAAATCAAGAAAGGAAGATACTGAGGAAAGTGCAGTCCAGAGCTCTGATCAAAAATCTGAAAGT GAGGAAGAAACTGAGAAAGAAGAACCAAAAGTTCTGCGCAGAGGAAGATCTTCAAAAACACGGACCCCTCTGCTGAGGGAAACAA gaacttCTTCCCAAGAGGTggaggaagaaggagagaaCTCGGAAGAG CCAGAGAAGGTTGAGAAGACTCAAGTTCGCAGAGGAAGACGTTCTGCCCAAttgaaggaaactggcaaaG GTACTCAGCAGAAaaaagatgatgaagaaaaaacagaacacaGTTCTGAGGAGAAAACGGATGAG AAAGATGATGAGAAAACTGAGCCAAAGAGACCCGGGCGTAGGGGAAGACCAATGAAACCCCAGACCTTAAACCTTCCACAATCAG ATAAACAATCAAAGGACCAGAGTGAGGAGAAGGAAGGAGCGGAAAGCTCTGATGGAGATGCGAAAGAT GAGGAAGAACCTGATAATGAGGAAAAAGGAGCTAAGAAGCGACGAGGCAAATGTCCATCAAAGCAGTCCAAAGACACAC GCAAGTCTGCTGCGAAGAGAAAGAGGGCAGAAGAGTCTGAGGAGTCCGACGAT gaGAGAGATGCTGAAGAGCAGAAACCTGCTGCAAAGAAGCAAGTGCTGAAACGCCCCAAAGATGACAGTT gcAGTCCATCTGATGATCAGGACGATGGGAAGGGAGATGAAAGCTCCACTGATATGAAAGCTGAAAAT GATGAAGACAAAGGAAAACCACAGGAGAAGAAAACAGTCCGCAGAGGACGGACCCCCAAAGCAACTGCAGCCACGGTGGAGGAATCGG AAAAGCAAGACACGGGCAAGAAAGATAAAAAGCCTGATGAGACAGAAGAACAGGAAGATGTGGCGGATGAAGAggtggaagaggaggaggaggacgacgaTGACGACGAAGAGGAAACTCAAAGGAGAGCTACAACCCGGTCTGCGTCGCGGCTCGAGGCTGAGAG AAACAAGCCCAGTAAGCCTTCCACACGTGCACTCAGTAAACTGAGCAGTCCAGAGCCAACAGCTACAACTCG CAGCTCGAGGCTCCAGCCTTCTCCGGCCGCAAAACCAGGGCGCAAGCGGGAGGCGAGCCCCCTGGCAGTCCGCACACGAGGGGGGCAGAAAACGGAGGAGCCGGCCGCCAAGAGGACAAAACGATGA